Genomic DNA from bacterium:
TTTTCGCGGTCTCCAGGTAGGGCTTGCCCATCACTTCCAGGCCCCAGCGCAGAAGGCGCGTGGTCGGATCAGCCAGCAGCAAGAGGGCCACCGGCCAGGGCCAGATGCCTGCCGCGGCGGGGTTGTTCGCCTGCATCGACAGGAGCTGCAGCGCGGCTACCGCGAAGAGGGCCAGCACGGCCAGCGCGGCCAGTCCGACGGCGGCGAGCGCCAGGCCATGCCGCCAGAGGCGCACGAGGTTGACGCCGGCCAGCGTGGCGGTCAGCAGGATCCACTCGGTCATGCCTTTGCCTGCCCGCTCATGAGATCAGCTCCAGGAGACCCTTCTCGAGCGCCGACGATGCGCGCTCGTAGAGGCTCCAGCCGGCGGCCTTCTGGCGCAAGCTGACGGCGCTGGGGGTGATCCGCAGTGCCTCGGCGACCTGCTTCCAGGAGCGCCCGCCTTCGAAGCGCGCGATCGCCTCGGCTTGCGCCGGTGTCCAGCCCATCCGTTGGCGCAGCGCATAGGAAGCCAGCGTGCTCCAGAGGATGGCGTCGCCCTGTTCCGTGTCGAGCTGGCAGGGCAGATCGAGCGCGCGGGCGCGCTCCAGCGCCGCGCGCGCGCGGTGGAAGCAGGGGCCGTCCATGCCCAGGGCCTCCTCGCGCAGCTCCGTGCCGAGGGTCCCGAGGCCGAGTCCGAAGCGCATGGCCGTGGGACTGGCCAGGTTCAGGAGCTCGGGGATGAGCGTCAGCAGCGCGCGGCAGCCCTCGGCATGGGCAGGAAAGAGCGCCTGGAACTCGTCGCCGATGGTGACCAGTGGCCAGGCGGCGAAGCCCGCGCGCGCCTCGGCTTTGACGGCGGCGAAGTGGCGGCCAAGTCGGGTCTGGAGCTGGCCCCGCGCCTCCGGCTTCAGGTCCCGGGTGGCAACGAGGTCGCCGATGAGGGCGATGTAGCGCGGCCCGCTCATCTGCGCAGTTAAGCTCCTGGGCTAAATTCCGTCAAGTTGATTTACCTAGCTCAATTAGCGCAGATCGCAAGAATTGAGCCTTTACGCTGAATTTGCTCCAATTAAGCCTTGAACCCTAACTTGTGAGCTCGCCGTGACGTGGCGCAGGCAGACTAGCCTGTGACCGCCCGCCGCCGCCAGGGCTGCCGCGCGCGATAGGCCAGGCTGCGCCAGAGCCACTCGAGCGGGCCGAAGCGGAAGCGGGCGAGCCAGAAGGGCGCGAGCCACAGCAGAAAGAGCCAGACGGCGAGGGTGATGCCGGCCTGGCCAAGGCGCGATACGCGCCCGAAGAGGCCCAGCCCGTGGCCATAGAAGAGCGCCGTGCAGATGAGGCTGGTGAGGATGTAGCAGGAGAAGGCCATGCGCCCGCAGGCCGCGAGTCGCCGCCTGAGCCCGCTCCACAAGCTGGCGCGCACGAGGAGCACCAGCGCACCCAGCCAGCCCAGCGCGACGAGCAGGCTCGCCCAGTAGCCCCACTGCGCGTGCAGGAAGAAGGAGGGGATGGGGTCCCAGCCCGTGGCGAGCTGGCGCTGCGCGCCGTAGATCGTCGCGGGCAGGCCGACGAGGAGCGCGAGCCCGATCAGCCACCCGTAGACGCGCCCCGCCGCCTCGCCCGTCAGCACGCGCCAGCGGTAGAGCGTCATTCCCAGCAGCATGACGCCCATGACGCGCCAGAAGGTGAAGAAGGGGAACACCGTGAGCTGCATCTCGGCGCTCTCGGCGGCGCGGGCGCGAAAGCTCGTGAGCCAGGTGCCGCGGTAGGCGGCTAGCTCCTCGGCGAGCTTGGCCGCCGAGGGCTGCATCCGCGCTTCGAAGGCGGCGAGCTGCTCGGGCGGCCAGTAGGTGCCGGCCGTCAGGCCGGCCATCAGCATCATCAGGGAGCCGATGAGGAGGAAGAGCAGGCCGCTGGCCAGCAGCCAGCCGGGCCGCGCCTTGCGGAACACGAAGACAAGCAGTCCGCAGAGCGCGTAGTCGACGAGGATGTCGCCCGCCCAGACCAGGTAGGCGTGCGCGAGGCCGAAGAGGAGCAGCCAGCCCATGCGCCGGTAGTGCAGGCCGGCGGCGCCGCGTCCGGCGGCCCGCGCGCGGTCGCACATCAGGAGCACGCCGGCGCCGAAGAGCATGGAGAAGAGCGTCATGAACTTCTGGTTGGCCAGCGCATTGGCCAGCAGCCAGACCAGATAGTTAGCGCCGGTGAAGTCGCCGTAGGCGAGGGGATTGAAGTAGGCCGCGCCCGGCATGGCGAAGCTCTGGATGTTCATCGCCAGGATGCCGCAGACGGCGAAGCCGCGCAGGACATCCAGGAAGTCGATGCGCTCGGGTTCGCGCACGGGTGCCAGCAAGTTCTCCATCCGCAGCCCTCCTGTCGCCAGCCCCCCGTTTGGCCAGCCTAGCGAGTCCGCGCGAGCGGGGCAAGCGGCACTATCACGCAAGTGGGACGGATGTGCCGTGTTGGTTGCTCCATGAAGCGATGAACAGTATCGTTCCGGTGTGGGTCGGACGCTCAGCCCGCGGGCGGGCTCCAACGGGCGATGAGGAGATTGCGATGCACTGGACACCGAAGAGCGCTGCGCTGTTCGGGGGATTGCTGCTTGCCGCTCCTTGCGCGGCCGATATCGGCCCGAAGCCGATCCGCGACATCGGCGCGGTGGACGAACCCGGCAGCTTCCGTCTGGTCGCGAACGTGGTGAGCGTAACGCTCGACACGCGGCAGGCCACGGTCGACGCCTGGTTTCACCTCGTCTCGACCGAGACGTACCGGATATGGGACAAGGGGCGCATCGTCTGGGGCTGGCCGCTGCCGGGCGACCTTCCGGATCCGATTCAGCTCCGGTTCGCCCTGCGTGTGCACTTCCTTGGCCATAAACGCAATTGGCCGGAGCGAGACTCCTTCGAACTCATGCTCGAAGACGCTGCCGCCGTGCCTTGTCCACCTGCGGGGAATGCGTGGGCGGAATTCGATCGCCGTTTCGGGATTCCCTGGGCACTGCAGCAGTACGAGCTCCTCGGCATCTCGAGGTGGGCAGTGCTGGAGCAGGGATTCTTGCTGTACATGCCGGGGCCGTGGCTGTCCGTGCGGCTTCATGTCCGCTACATGCAACCCTACGCGCGGGTGCCGGGACAGGCCGATCTGCGTGATTTT
This window encodes:
- a CDS encoding DUF418 domain-containing protein, coding for MENLLAPVREPERIDFLDVLRGFAVCGILAMNIQSFAMPGAAYFNPLAYGDFTGANYLVWLLANALANQKFMTLFSMLFGAGVLLMCDRARAAGRGAAGLHYRRMGWLLLFGLAHAYLVWAGDILVDYALCGLLVFVFRKARPGWLLASGLLFLLIGSLMMLMAGLTAGTYWPPEQLAAFEARMQPSAAKLAEELAAYRGTWLTSFRARAAESAEMQLTVFPFFTFWRVMGVMLLGMTLYRWRVLTGEAAGRVYGWLIGLALLVGLPATIYGAQRQLATGWDPIPSFFLHAQWGYWASLLVALGWLGALVLLVRASLWSGLRRRLAACGRMAFSCYILTSLICTALFYGHGLGLFGRVSRLGQAGITLAVWLFLLWLAPFWLARFRFGPLEWLWRSLAYRARQPWRRRAVTG